From Nerophis ophidion isolate RoL-2023_Sa linkage group LG15, RoL_Noph_v1.0, whole genome shotgun sequence, one genomic window encodes:
- the mbtps2 gene encoding membrane-bound transcription factor site-2 protease isoform X1 codes for MHKEDAGFIHPSFSTACPFWGRWSLSQLHSGGGQGTPWTSRHLIAEQSSSTHRISYESWLARRGLMLSPFHLRWQTSMFNWLFAYCARIQPRALYIWFNSGLVFGLVAMLASVVLLVKTLQQTLAQMTTSNPHIGAQQTLQVVVPGVNLPVGHLGYFFLALLLSGVIHELGHAVAALREQVRVNGFGMFVFVVYPGAFVDLFTTHLNIVSPIQQLRIFCAGVWHNFVLCLAALAFLFLLPLFLFPLYTSGVGALVTEVAPGSAADGQRGLSVGDIITGLEQCTVSGVDDWNSCLSHLSHTPQTGYCVPAASLQPSWAHGRAFKRLDGTMDCCSNNSLTDLCFSYIKPLSREREYACMPVRKMVTGTNVCRSDRNCDTLVSLSVCVTPSLENQTRFIRVTHSPAQHMLFVGYPPHLQHAVSLTNFVPRFGFLHLDIPVFLETFCKYVFSLSGALAVVNSVPCFALDGQWMLSALLEATLVTVVTDRQKRELIGFFLLLGGSALLAANVALGLWMVTAR; via the exons TCGTCGTCCACACATCGGATCAGCTATGAGTCCTGGCTGGCCAGGCGAGGTCTGATGCTGTCTCCTTTCCACTTGAGGtggcagacgagcatgttcaacTGGCTGTTTGCGTACTGCGCCCGCATACAGCCGCGTGCCCTCTACATCTG GTTCAACAGTGGTCTGGTGTTCGGCCTGGTGGCCATGCTGGCGTCGGTGGTGCTGCTGGTGAAAACGTTGCAGCAGACCCTCGCTCAGATGACCACCAGCAACCCTCACATTGGCGCTCAGCAGACACTGCAGGTGGtg GTGCCCGGCGTCAACCTACCGGTCGGTCATCTAGGCTACTTCTTCCTCGCCCTGCTACTCAGCGGCGTCATACACGAGCTGGGCCACGCGGTGGCAGCGCTGAG GGAGCAAGTACGAGTGAATGGCTTCGGCATGTTTGTGTTCGTGGTCTATCCCGGCGCCTTCGTGGACCTCTTCACCACACACCTGAACATCGTGTCGCCCATACAGCAACTTCGCATCTTCTGCGCAG GAGTGTGGCACAACTTTGTGTTGTGTTTGGCGGCGTTGGCGTTCCTCTTTTTGTTGCCGCTGTTCCTCTTCCCTTTGTACACGAGCGGCGTGGGGGCGCTGGTCACCGAGGTTGCACCG GGCTCAGCTGCTGACGGACAGCGGGGTCTCTCCGTGGGGGACATCATAACGGGCTTGGAGCAATGTACTGTCAGCGGGGTGGACGACTGGAACAGCTGCCTGTCTCACCTCTCTCACACGCCGCAAACGGGATACTGCGTCCCCGCCGCCAGCCTGCAGCCCAGCTGGGCCCACGGACGAG CCTTCAAGCGCTTGGATGGGACGATGGACTGCTGCAGCAACAACAGCCTGACAGACCTCTGCTTCTCCTACATCAAACCTTTGAGCCGCGAGAGAGAG TACGCCTGCATGCCGGTGCGTAAGATGGTGACGGGCACAAACGTGTGTCGCAGCGACCGCAATTGCGACACTCTCGTCAGCCTCAGCGTTTGTGTCACGCCCTCCCTGGAGAACCAGACGCGCTTCATCCGGGTAACGCACTCTCCTGCCCAACACATGCTGTTTGTGGGGTACCCGCCACATCTTCAGCACGCCG TGAGTCTCACCAACTTTGTGCCACGCTTTGGTTTCCTCCACTTAGACATTCCTGTCTTCTTGGAGACATTCTGCAA ATACGTGTTTTCCCTCTCGGGCGCCTTGGCGGTGGTCAACTCTGTGCCGTGCTTCGCTCTGGACGGTCAGTGGATGCTCAGCGCCTTGCTGGAGGCCACGCTGGTCACCGTGGTGACAGACCGCCAGAAGCGCGAGCTCATcggcttcttcctgctccttggCGGCAGTGCCCTGCTGGCCGCCAACGTGGCCTTGGGCCTGTGGATGGTCACGGCGCGGTAG
- the mbtps2 gene encoding membrane-bound transcription factor site-2 protease isoform X3: MIPVPLLVCVLAAWCAVYLADTLLMSSSTHRISYESWLARRGLMLSPFHLRWQTSMFNWLFAYCARIQPRALYIWFNSGLVFGLVAMLASVVLLVKTLQQTLAQMTTSNPHIGAQQTLQVVVPGVNLPVGHLGYFFLALLLSGVIHELGHAVAALREQVRVNGFGMFVFVVYPGAFVDLFTTHLNIVSPIQQLRIFCAGVWHNFVLCLAALAFLFLLPLFLFPLYTSGVGALVTEVAPGSAADGQRGLSVGDIITGLEQCTVSGVDDWNSCLSHLSHTPQTGYCVPAASLQPSWAHGRAFKRLDGTMDCCSNNSLTDLCFSYIKPLSREREYACMPVRKMVTGTNVCRSDRNCDTLVSLSVCVTPSLENQTRFIRVTHSPAQHMLFVGYPPHLQHAVSLTNFVPRFGFLHLDIPVFLETFCKYVFSLSGALAVVNSVPCFALDGQWMLSALLEATLVTVVTDRQKRELIGFFLLLGGSALLAANVALGLWMVTAR, encoded by the exons ATGATCCCCGTGCCTCTGCTGGTGTGTGTGCTGGCTGCCTGGTGTGCTGTCTACCTCGCAGACACACTACTTATG TCGTCGTCCACACATCGGATCAGCTATGAGTCCTGGCTGGCCAGGCGAGGTCTGATGCTGTCTCCTTTCCACTTGAGGtggcagacgagcatgttcaacTGGCTGTTTGCGTACTGCGCCCGCATACAGCCGCGTGCCCTCTACATCTG GTTCAACAGTGGTCTGGTGTTCGGCCTGGTGGCCATGCTGGCGTCGGTGGTGCTGCTGGTGAAAACGTTGCAGCAGACCCTCGCTCAGATGACCACCAGCAACCCTCACATTGGCGCTCAGCAGACACTGCAGGTGGtg GTGCCCGGCGTCAACCTACCGGTCGGTCATCTAGGCTACTTCTTCCTCGCCCTGCTACTCAGCGGCGTCATACACGAGCTGGGCCACGCGGTGGCAGCGCTGAG GGAGCAAGTACGAGTGAATGGCTTCGGCATGTTTGTGTTCGTGGTCTATCCCGGCGCCTTCGTGGACCTCTTCACCACACACCTGAACATCGTGTCGCCCATACAGCAACTTCGCATCTTCTGCGCAG GAGTGTGGCACAACTTTGTGTTGTGTTTGGCGGCGTTGGCGTTCCTCTTTTTGTTGCCGCTGTTCCTCTTCCCTTTGTACACGAGCGGCGTGGGGGCGCTGGTCACCGAGGTTGCACCG GGCTCAGCTGCTGACGGACAGCGGGGTCTCTCCGTGGGGGACATCATAACGGGCTTGGAGCAATGTACTGTCAGCGGGGTGGACGACTGGAACAGCTGCCTGTCTCACCTCTCTCACACGCCGCAAACGGGATACTGCGTCCCCGCCGCCAGCCTGCAGCCCAGCTGGGCCCACGGACGAG CCTTCAAGCGCTTGGATGGGACGATGGACTGCTGCAGCAACAACAGCCTGACAGACCTCTGCTTCTCCTACATCAAACCTTTGAGCCGCGAGAGAGAG TACGCCTGCATGCCGGTGCGTAAGATGGTGACGGGCACAAACGTGTGTCGCAGCGACCGCAATTGCGACACTCTCGTCAGCCTCAGCGTTTGTGTCACGCCCTCCCTGGAGAACCAGACGCGCTTCATCCGGGTAACGCACTCTCCTGCCCAACACATGCTGTTTGTGGGGTACCCGCCACATCTTCAGCACGCCG TGAGTCTCACCAACTTTGTGCCACGCTTTGGTTTCCTCCACTTAGACATTCCTGTCTTCTTGGAGACATTCTGCAA ATACGTGTTTTCCCTCTCGGGCGCCTTGGCGGTGGTCAACTCTGTGCCGTGCTTCGCTCTGGACGGTCAGTGGATGCTCAGCGCCTTGCTGGAGGCCACGCTGGTCACCGTGGTGACAGACCGCCAGAAGCGCGAGCTCATcggcttcttcctgctccttggCGGCAGTGCCCTGCTGGCCGCCAACGTGGCCTTGGGCCTGTGGATGGTCACGGCGCGGTAG